A stretch of Bordetella genomosp. 13 DNA encodes these proteins:
- a CDS encoding DUF6152 family protein produces MKTLISMASAALAATVVSTSAWAHHGWSSYDANKAVKIEAPVAEVRWRNPHAEIDISYQGETWDVVLAPLGRLESRGLPEQALTKGKTVTVEGYPRQDGTREIRAERITVDGKTIELR; encoded by the coding sequence ATGAAAACCCTTATCTCGATGGCAAGCGCCGCACTGGCGGCGACCGTGGTGTCGACCAGCGCGTGGGCGCACCATGGCTGGAGTTCTTACGACGCCAACAAGGCGGTCAAGATCGAGGCGCCCGTGGCCGAGGTCCGTTGGCGCAATCCGCATGCGGAGATCGACATCAGCTATCAGGGCGAGACCTGGGACGTGGTCCTGGCCCCGCTGGGCCGCCTGGAATCGCGGGGCCTGCCCGAGCAGGCTCTCACCAAGGGCAAGACGGTCACCGTCGAGGGGTATCCGCGTCAGGACGGCACGCGCGAGATCCGCGCCGAACGCATCACCGTCGACGGCAAGACCATCGAGCTGCGCTGA
- the sctV gene encoding type III secretion system export apparatus subunit SctV, giving the protein MQALNRAVALVTSRNDIVLAVLIVAIIFMMILPLPTALVDVLIGANMTISAILLMVAMYLPSPLAFSSFPSVLLVTTLFRLGISIATTRLILLQGDAGHIIETFGNFVVGGNLIVGLVVFLILTIVQFVVITKGAERVAEVAARFSLDAMPGKQMSIDADLRAGTIDMDEARKRRGIVEKESQLYGAMDGAMKFVKGDAIAGLIIVAVNLLGGILIGTMQRGMTAGEAVQVYSILTIGDGLIAQIPALFIAICAGIIVTRVQTGDGPSNVGKDIGSQILAQPRALLIAAAIAVGMGLIPGMPTLTFVALAAVVGSIGFVLMRGTRKVVDEKTGEITEIPALQADGQPPPAKPKTDGSAEFAPTLPLMIDVAAGLQRHFDAGELNEELLKIRRALYFDLGVPFPGIQLRFNESLPESSYHILLSEVPVSQGKLRPGSVLVRDTEQNLQALQVPYETDQRFLPGVPTIWADARLAPTLAGAGIPYLDAHQILTWHLAFVLKKYSSDFIGIQETRFLLSAMEDRYPDLVKEALRVMPVQKIAEIMQRLVSEDISVRNLRAVLESLIEWGQKEKDSVLLTEYVRVSLKRHISYKYSSGQNILPAYLLAPNVEETVRGAIRQTSAGSYLALDPAATKRLVENIKRAVGDLSSTTRKPVLLTSMDIRRYLRKMIEQDLYELPVLSYQELTQEINVQPLSRVDL; this is encoded by the coding sequence ATGCAAGCCCTCAACCGCGCCGTCGCGCTAGTCACCAGCCGCAACGACATCGTCCTGGCCGTCCTGATCGTGGCGATCATCTTCATGATGATCCTGCCGCTGCCCACCGCGCTGGTGGACGTGCTGATCGGCGCCAACATGACCATCTCGGCCATCCTGCTGATGGTCGCCATGTACCTGCCCTCGCCGCTGGCCTTCTCGTCGTTCCCGTCGGTGCTGCTCGTCACCACCCTGTTCCGCCTGGGCATCTCCATCGCCACCACTCGCCTGATCCTGCTGCAGGGCGACGCGGGCCACATCATCGAGACCTTCGGCAACTTCGTGGTGGGCGGCAACCTCATCGTCGGCCTGGTGGTGTTCCTCATCCTCACCATCGTGCAGTTCGTGGTCATCACCAAGGGCGCCGAGCGCGTGGCGGAAGTGGCGGCGCGCTTTTCGCTGGACGCCATGCCCGGCAAGCAGATGTCGATCGACGCCGACCTGCGCGCCGGCACCATCGACATGGACGAGGCCCGCAAGCGGCGCGGCATCGTCGAAAAGGAAAGCCAGCTGTACGGCGCCATGGACGGCGCCATGAAGTTCGTCAAGGGCGACGCCATCGCCGGCCTGATCATCGTGGCGGTGAACCTGCTGGGCGGCATCCTGATCGGCACCATGCAGCGCGGCATGACAGCCGGCGAGGCGGTGCAGGTGTACTCCATCCTGACCATCGGCGACGGCCTGATCGCGCAGATCCCGGCCCTGTTCATCGCCATCTGCGCGGGCATCATCGTCACGCGCGTGCAGACCGGCGACGGTCCCTCCAACGTCGGCAAGGACATCGGCTCGCAGATCCTGGCGCAGCCGCGCGCGCTGCTGATCGCCGCCGCCATCGCCGTCGGCATGGGCCTCATCCCGGGCATGCCCACCCTTACTTTCGTGGCGCTGGCCGCAGTGGTGGGCTCCATCGGCTTCGTGCTGATGCGGGGCACCCGCAAGGTCGTGGACGAGAAGACCGGCGAGATCACCGAGATCCCCGCGCTGCAGGCGGACGGCCAGCCGCCGCCGGCCAAGCCCAAGACCGATGGCAGCGCCGAGTTCGCGCCCACGCTGCCGCTGATGATCGACGTGGCCGCCGGACTGCAGCGCCACTTCGACGCCGGCGAACTCAACGAAGAACTGCTGAAGATCCGCCGGGCCCTGTACTTCGACCTGGGCGTGCCCTTCCCCGGCATCCAGCTGCGCTTCAACGAGTCGCTGCCGGAAAGCAGCTATCACATCCTGCTGTCCGAGGTGCCCGTGTCGCAGGGCAAGCTGCGTCCGGGCAGCGTGCTGGTGCGCGACACCGAGCAGAACCTGCAGGCCCTGCAGGTTCCCTACGAAACCGACCAGCGCTTCCTGCCGGGCGTGCCCACCATCTGGGCCGATGCGCGCCTGGCGCCCACGCTGGCCGGGGCCGGCATTCCGTACCTCGACGCCCACCAGATCCTGACCTGGCACCTGGCGTTCGTGCTGAAGAAGTACTCGTCGGACTTCATCGGGATCCAGGAAACGCGCTTCCTGCTGTCGGCCATGGAAGACCGCTATCCCGACCTGGTGAAGGAAGCGCTGCGCGTGATGCCGGTGCAGAAGATCGCGGAGATCATGCAGCGCCTGGTGTCCGAGGACATCTCGGTGCGCAATCTGCGCGCCGTGCTGGAATCGCTGATCGAGTGGGGCCAGAAGGAAAAGGATTCCGTGCTGCTGACCGAGTACGTGCGCGTCTCGCTCAAGCGGCACATCAGCTACAAGTATTCCAGCGGGCAGAACATCCTGCCCGCCTATCTGCTGGCGCCCAACGTCGAAGAGACCGTGCGAGGCGCCATCCGCCAGACGTCCGCCGGCAGCTATCTGGCGCTCGACCCGGCGGCCACCAAGCGGCTGGTCGAGAACATCAAGCGCGCGGTGGGCGACCTGTCCAGCACCACGCGCAAGCCGGTGTTGCTGACGTCCATGGACATCCGCCGCTACCTGCGCAAGATGATCGAGCAGGACCTGTACGAGCTTCCGGTCCTGTCCTATCAGGAACTGACGCAGGAGATCAACGTGCAGCCGCTGTCGCGGGTGGACCTGTGA
- a CDS encoding type III secretion system chaperone yields the protein MSDPTFERIVSEFGQSLGIAGLAPTAAGICQLVFDGRHVVQLVFMGARGQVLLSCALPEARNAAACAEIMAKANFMQAGRGAVACIGPDGKAHMQAALPLSECGAVNLMGAVEALLNQADAWTDRLAREGAPTSTAGAYRPPMFLQSA from the coding sequence GTGTCAGATCCGACCTTCGAGCGGATAGTCTCCGAATTCGGCCAGTCCCTGGGCATCGCCGGCCTGGCGCCGACCGCCGCGGGGATCTGCCAGCTCGTCTTCGATGGGCGGCACGTGGTGCAGTTGGTGTTCATGGGGGCGCGGGGCCAGGTGCTGTTGTCGTGCGCCCTGCCCGAGGCGCGCAACGCTGCGGCCTGCGCCGAAATCATGGCCAAGGCCAATTTCATGCAGGCGGGCCGCGGGGCGGTGGCTTGTATCGGTCCTGACGGCAAGGCGCACATGCAGGCCGCGCTGCCTTTGTCCGAGTGCGGCGCCGTCAACCTGATGGGCGCCGTGGAAGCGCTGCTGAACCAGGCCGATGCCTGGACCGACCGCCTGGCGCGCGAAGGCGCGCCCACGTCCACCGCCGGGGCGTATCGCCCGCCGATGTTCCTGCAATCCGCGTAA
- a CDS encoding ABC transporter substrate-binding protein, protein MRSMTKLALALMAFGAASAAQAADIKLGVAEALSGGAAQYGASIRNGFQLAAEELNAAGGINGNKLVLVVEDEQGKKEEAINVFKKLIFQDKVLMVFGPTLSNSAQAAHPVAQAAKTVAFGTSNTADGITSIGNYVFRNSVTEADVLPATIQTVRNKTGMKNVAVLYGNDDVFTKSGYDNFKKALEDQKVPVTTTETFAKGDVDFKAQLTKIKGTNPDALVLSALLAEGGPIMVQARQLGMNIPVIGGNGMNSVKIFDLAPGGASNNLWIGSPWSIENKTPENTKFIEAYTKKYGAAPDQFSAQAYDAMYIVSEGLKKVKLTGDLAKDRTALRDALPDVKWTGATGAFQFRQAMDRTGKKPAGYDAQQAPIVSVTKDGKYAIEK, encoded by the coding sequence ATGAGATCCATGACCAAACTCGCCCTGGCCCTGATGGCGTTTGGCGCCGCTAGCGCCGCCCAGGCTGCCGACATCAAGCTGGGTGTGGCCGAGGCCCTGTCCGGCGGCGCCGCGCAGTACGGCGCGTCGATCCGCAACGGCTTCCAACTGGCCGCAGAAGAACTCAACGCCGCCGGCGGCATCAACGGCAACAAGCTGGTCCTGGTGGTCGAAGACGAGCAGGGCAAGAAAGAAGAAGCCATCAACGTCTTCAAGAAACTGATCTTCCAGGACAAGGTCCTGATGGTGTTCGGCCCCACGCTGTCGAACTCGGCGCAGGCGGCCCACCCGGTCGCGCAGGCCGCCAAGACCGTGGCGTTCGGTACGTCCAACACCGCCGACGGCATCACGTCCATCGGCAACTACGTCTTCCGCAACTCGGTCACTGAAGCCGACGTGCTGCCGGCCACCATCCAGACCGTTCGCAACAAGACCGGCATGAAGAACGTGGCGGTGCTGTACGGCAACGACGACGTCTTCACCAAGAGCGGCTACGACAACTTCAAGAAGGCGCTCGAAGACCAGAAGGTGCCGGTGACCACCACCGAAACCTTCGCCAAGGGCGACGTCGACTTCAAGGCCCAGCTGACCAAGATCAAGGGCACCAACCCCGACGCCCTGGTGCTGTCGGCGCTGCTGGCCGAAGGCGGCCCGATCATGGTGCAGGCCCGCCAACTGGGCATGAACATCCCGGTCATCGGCGGCAACGGCATGAACTCGGTCAAGATCTTCGACCTGGCCCCGGGCGGCGCTTCCAACAACCTGTGGATCGGCAGCCCCTGGTCCATCGAGAACAAGACCCCCGAGAACACCAAGTTCATCGAGGCCTACACCAAGAAGTACGGTGCGGCGCCCGACCAGTTCTCGGCGCAGGCCTACGACGCCATGTACATCGTCAGCGAGGGCCTGAAGAAGGTCAAGCTGACCGGCGACCTGGCCAAGGACCGCACCGCGCTGCGCGACGCGCTGCCCGACGTGAAATGGACCGGCGCCACCGGCGCGTTCCAGTTCCGCCAGGCCATGGACCGCACGGGCAAGAAGCCGGCCGGCTACGACGCCCAGCAGGCGCCCATCGTCAGCGTGACCAAGGACGGCAAGTACGCCATCGAGAAGTAA
- a CDS encoding ABC transporter ATP-binding protein gives MLELSSISKSFGGLHVLHDVNLSVPQGAIFGLIGPNGAGKTTVFNLVTGLLAPTNGAITFEGANLLRRKPHQITRMGIARTFQNIRLFKEMTLLENVVVGSYRHMAYGFPSLLLGLPKYREHEKRARERALELLSWMKLDHKAHDLADNLSYGEQRRLELARALATEPRLLLLDEPVAGMNTGERAELMREILAIRDRGYTILMIEHDMRFVMGLCERIAVLNFGKIIACGGPDEIRNNEQVIEAYLGREDDDHEAGHAAMEEVAR, from the coding sequence ATGCTTGAGCTGTCGTCCATTTCCAAGAGCTTCGGCGGCCTGCACGTGCTGCATGACGTCAACCTCAGCGTGCCGCAAGGCGCGATCTTCGGCCTGATCGGCCCCAACGGCGCCGGCAAGACCACGGTGTTCAACCTGGTCACCGGCCTGCTGGCGCCGACCAACGGCGCCATCACCTTCGAGGGCGCCAACCTGCTGCGCCGCAAGCCGCACCAGATCACCCGCATGGGCATCGCCCGCACGTTCCAGAACATCCGCCTGTTCAAGGAGATGACCCTGCTGGAGAACGTGGTGGTGGGTTCGTACCGGCACATGGCTTATGGCTTCCCCAGCCTGCTGCTGGGGCTACCCAAGTACCGCGAGCATGAAAAGCGCGCGCGCGAACGCGCGCTCGAACTGCTGTCGTGGATGAAGCTGGACCACAAGGCGCACGACCTGGCGGACAACCTGTCGTATGGCGAGCAGCGCCGCCTCGAGCTGGCGCGCGCGCTGGCCACCGAACCCCGCCTGCTGCTGCTGGACGAGCCCGTGGCCGGGATGAACACCGGGGAACGCGCGGAACTGATGCGCGAGATCCTGGCCATACGCGACCGCGGCTACACCATTCTGATGATCGAGCACGACATGCGTTTCGTGATGGGGCTGTGCGAGCGCATCGCCGTGCTGAACTTCGGCAAGATCATCGCGTGCGGCGGACCCGACGAGATCCGCAACAACGAACAGGTGATCGAGGCCTACCTGGGTCGCGAAGACGACGACCACGAGGCTGGCCACGCGGCGATGGAAGAGGTGGCGCGATGA
- the sctD gene encoding type III secretion system inner membrane ring subunit SctD: MSEALELRVLSGLHREASCLAEDGAVLGADPGCDVVLADDGLGARAARLRIGPQGWDLGPDQDAAAGSAEPATPFNQPMPLGPVWITVARRSDPWTAAPVAANDGDAGAAAPAVAAAAAAAPAQAAPHVSEATAVESAAPITAPDSRPAMPAMPAPAAPRKRDAWPMMLGLAAVALTILVVIAMAWLLPSTPKPVERPDPRVVAERSIGQITAALERLGLASRLHVAMSRDGTVMVSGWVRNAAEQDRVAQALSQIWPMPAMRVSAEDAAVNSAAGTLKAFSVRYAPRYDGDGRMTILGIASSARERASALDAVRAQLPGMTVLGNDIVLAPDVADALSAQLAEAGLSGVALAWKSDRLEASSAGLDDEQLTRLQAVVARFNTTHLDVVALAQPAAADRQFADTVPFGIRSVVGGPQPFVVLEDGSKLLVGGTYKQYRLTAVEPRRLVFEGPRPAIVLR; the protein is encoded by the coding sequence ATGAGCGAAGCGCTGGAACTACGGGTGCTGTCGGGCCTGCACCGCGAAGCGAGCTGCCTGGCCGAGGACGGCGCCGTGCTGGGCGCGGATCCCGGCTGCGATGTGGTGCTGGCCGACGACGGCCTGGGCGCGCGCGCCGCGCGGCTGCGCATCGGTCCACAGGGCTGGGATCTCGGTCCCGACCAGGACGCGGCCGCGGGCTCGGCCGAGCCGGCCACGCCCTTCAACCAGCCCATGCCGCTGGGTCCGGTGTGGATCACCGTGGCACGCCGGTCGGATCCCTGGACGGCGGCGCCGGTGGCCGCCAACGACGGCGATGCGGGCGCGGCCGCGCCCGCGGTTGCCGCCGCAGCGGCAGCGGCTCCGGCGCAGGCGGCGCCACACGTTTCCGAGGCGACGGCGGTCGAGTCCGCCGCCCCGATCACGGCGCCCGACTCGCGCCCTGCCATGCCCGCCATGCCCGCCCCCGCCGCGCCGCGCAAGCGCGACGCCTGGCCCATGATGCTGGGGCTGGCCGCGGTGGCGCTGACCATCCTGGTGGTGATCGCCATGGCGTGGCTGCTGCCCTCCACGCCCAAGCCGGTCGAGCGTCCCGATCCGCGCGTGGTCGCCGAGCGCTCCATCGGGCAGATCACTGCCGCGCTCGAACGCCTGGGCCTGGCCTCGCGCCTGCACGTGGCCATGTCGCGCGACGGCACCGTGATGGTAAGCGGCTGGGTGCGCAACGCGGCCGAGCAGGACCGCGTCGCGCAGGCGCTGTCGCAGATCTGGCCCATGCCCGCCATGCGGGTCAGCGCCGAGGACGCGGCCGTGAACAGCGCCGCCGGCACCCTCAAGGCATTCAGCGTGCGCTACGCGCCTCGCTATGACGGCGACGGCCGCATGACCATCCTGGGCATCGCCTCCAGCGCCCGCGAACGAGCCTCGGCGCTGGACGCCGTGCGCGCGCAGCTGCCCGGCATGACAGTACTGGGCAACGACATCGTGCTGGCGCCGGACGTGGCCGATGCGCTGTCGGCGCAATTGGCCGAGGCCGGCCTGTCCGGCGTGGCGCTGGCATGGAAGAGCGACCGCCTCGAGGCCAGCAGCGCCGGCCTGGACGACGAACAGCTGACGCGGCTGCAGGCCGTGGTGGCGCGCTTCAACACCACCCATCTGGACGTGGTCGCGCTGGCACAGCCGGCCGCGGCCGACCGCCAATTCGCCGACACCGTGCCGTTCGGCATACGCAGCGTGGTGGGCGGCCCGCAGCCTTTCGTGGTGCTCGAGGACGGCAGCAAACTGCTGGTCGGCGGCACCTACAAGCAGTATCGTCTCACCGCCGTGGAACCCAGGCGCCTCGTGTTCGAGGGCCCGCGGCCCGCCATCGTGCTGCGCTGA
- a CDS encoding ABC transporter ATP-binding protein: MSSMLEVSGLEVHYGHIEAVRGIDLTLDAGGITALVGANGAGKSTTLLAMSGLLPKRAGRIRFEGEDITNLAPHQVVARGIVQVPEGRAILTTMTVRENLELGAYRRGLKAASAELEYVLNLFPRLQERLSGVAGNLSGGEQQMLAIGRALMAKPRLLLLDEPSMGLAPIVVQEIFRSLRSINADGLTLFLVEQNVRQALKIAQRGYVLENGAMALSGSGRELLDHPRVLEAYLGA, translated from the coding sequence ATGAGCAGCATGTTGGAAGTCAGCGGCCTGGAAGTTCACTACGGGCACATCGAAGCCGTGCGCGGCATCGACCTTACCCTGGATGCCGGCGGCATCACGGCGTTGGTGGGCGCCAACGGCGCCGGCAAGTCCACCACCCTGCTGGCGATGTCCGGCCTGCTGCCCAAGCGGGCCGGCCGCATCCGCTTCGAGGGCGAGGACATCACCAACCTGGCGCCGCACCAGGTGGTGGCCCGTGGCATCGTGCAGGTACCCGAGGGCCGCGCCATCCTGACCACCATGACGGTGCGCGAGAACCTCGAGCTGGGCGCCTATCGCCGCGGCCTGAAAGCCGCGTCCGCCGAACTCGAGTACGTGCTGAATCTGTTCCCGCGCCTGCAGGAACGGTTGAGCGGCGTGGCGGGCAACCTGTCCGGCGGCGAGCAGCAGATGCTGGCCATCGGCCGCGCGCTCATGGCCAAGCCGCGCCTGCTTCTGCTGGACGAACCGTCGATGGGTCTGGCGCCCATCGTCGTGCAGGAGATCTTCCGGTCGCTGCGCTCCATCAACGCCGACGGCCTGACGCTGTTCCTGGTCGAGCAGAACGTGCGGCAGGCACTGAAGATCGCGCAGCGCGGTTACGTGCTCGAGAACGGCGCGATGGCCCTGTCGGGCAGCGGCCGCGAGCTGCTGGATCATCCTCGGGTGCTCGAAGCCTACCTGGGCGCCTGA
- a CDS encoding branched-chain amino acid ABC transporter permease, giving the protein MSGFENFWAIYGNLVLTLGTNSLLALSIWLTLACGMLAMANAAFMGIGAYTAALLTMNYEASFPVALAGGMLAPALVAALIGLPTLRLSGVYLAMATLGFGEVVRVTILNTESLTGGALGLNGIPQLTQWWHVLLAVVVVLFVLWRVRSSKIGRAFDAIRGDETAASLMGIDIRSSKMLAFVAGAVIAGLAGALNAHLTFFIGPAEYGFDRGVEILTMAILGGIGGLAGPVLGAFIITMLPEMLRGFADFRLVANGLILVLIVLFLPQGIWDPARYSRWLRKGGRHA; this is encoded by the coding sequence ATGAGTGGATTCGAAAACTTCTGGGCCATCTACGGCAACCTGGTGCTCACGCTGGGCACCAATTCGCTGCTGGCGCTGTCGATCTGGCTGACGCTGGCCTGCGGCATGCTGGCCATGGCCAATGCGGCCTTCATGGGCATCGGGGCGTACACGGCGGCGCTGCTCACCATGAACTACGAGGCGTCGTTCCCGGTGGCGCTGGCCGGCGGCATGCTGGCGCCGGCCCTGGTGGCCGCGCTGATCGGACTGCCCACCCTGCGGCTGTCTGGCGTGTATCTCGCCATGGCGACTCTAGGTTTCGGCGAAGTGGTGCGGGTGACGATCCTGAACACCGAGTCGCTCACGGGCGGCGCCCTGGGCCTCAACGGCATTCCGCAGCTGACGCAATGGTGGCATGTGCTGCTGGCCGTGGTGGTGGTGCTCTTCGTGCTGTGGCGCGTGCGTTCGTCGAAGATCGGCCGCGCGTTCGACGCCATCCGCGGCGACGAGACCGCCGCCTCGCTGATGGGCATCGACATCCGCTCGAGCAAGATGCTGGCGTTCGTGGCCGGCGCCGTCATCGCGGGCCTGGCCGGCGCGCTGAACGCGCACCTCACGTTCTTCATCGGCCCCGCCGAGTACGGCTTCGATCGCGGCGTCGAGATCCTGACCATGGCCATCCTGGGCGGCATCGGCGGCCTGGCCGGTCCGGTCCTCGGCGCCTTCATCATCACCATGCTGCCCGAGATGCTGCGCGGCTTCGCCGATTTCCGCCTGGTGGCCAACGGCCTCATCCTGGTGCTGATCGTGCTGTTCCTGCCGCAGGGCATCTGGGACCCGGCACGCTACTCGCGCTGGCTTCGCAAGGGAGGCCGCCATGCTTGA
- a CDS encoding EscF/YscF/HrpA family type III secretion system needle major subunit, with protein MALNGLSGSAGLNFNNLNNTVYESIRSRETELRNTLSTISSNGDGAVSQADMLAMQQQISQWTMMVEVQSTISKSISDSLKSVIQKSS; from the coding sequence ATGGCGCTCAACGGTCTTTCCGGCTCGGCCGGCCTCAACTTCAACAACCTCAACAACACCGTCTACGAAAGCATCCGCTCGCGGGAAACCGAGCTGCGCAACACGCTGTCGACGATCAGCTCGAACGGCGACGGCGCCGTTTCGCAGGCCGACATGCTGGCCATGCAGCAGCAGATCAGCCAGTGGACGATGATGGTCGAGGTGCAGAGCACCATCAGCAAGTCCATCTCGGATTCGCTAAAGAGCGTGATCCAGAAGTCTTCCTGA
- a CDS encoding tetratricopeptide repeat protein, with the protein MNAATTLSADSAELLGLLAYIYLENDRPEKAAVLLSALDALGAAEPRQQVTLALAQLRAGKPETALATLERVALRGAMDAAFHQVRAQALLALDRRPEAAAAMRAYVAMRASGAPPVSEPHTPR; encoded by the coding sequence ATGAACGCCGCCACGACACTGAGCGCCGACAGCGCCGAATTGCTCGGCCTGCTGGCGTACATCTATCTGGAAAACGACCGCCCCGAGAAGGCGGCCGTGCTGCTGTCCGCCCTCGACGCCCTGGGTGCGGCCGAACCGCGCCAGCAGGTCACGCTGGCCCTGGCGCAACTGCGCGCCGGCAAGCCCGAAACCGCGCTGGCCACGCTCGAGCGCGTGGCACTGCGCGGCGCCATGGATGCCGCCTTTCACCAGGTGCGCGCGCAGGCCCTGCTGGCGCTGGACCGCCGGCCCGAGGCCGCCGCCGCCATGCGCGCCTACGTGGCGATGCGCGCGTCCGGCGCGCCGCCCGTCTCCGAACCCCACACTCCACGCTGA
- a CDS encoding branched-chain amino acid ABC transporter permease, whose amino-acid sequence MLEQQFVNALSLGCVYALFALGFTLVFGVLGVINLAHGAVFMVGAYAALAVITHAGLPLWAALITAVIVAGLFGAAIDFLVLKPLRKRNAPHLIPMIATIGVAIILNNGAQAIFGASNLRFPMGTVPETAMEIGGLHVTAIELGIIFISFALMAVLMVTMRRTQFGRAMRAVAESPKAAWLLGIDVERLFLITSFAAAALGGLAGLLIGLYSNALFPLMGQPMLHKGIAVIILGGMGDIRGAMLGGLFLGFAEVLSVAYVGSTMRDAVAFGLLFLILLVRPQGLFGKVAQRKA is encoded by the coding sequence ATGCTTGAACAACAATTCGTCAACGCCCTGTCGTTGGGCTGCGTGTACGCGCTGTTCGCGCTCGGTTTCACGCTGGTCTTCGGCGTGCTGGGCGTCATCAATCTCGCGCACGGCGCCGTGTTCATGGTGGGCGCGTATGCCGCGCTTGCCGTCATCACCCACGCCGGGTTGCCGCTGTGGGCGGCGCTGATCACGGCCGTGATCGTGGCCGGCCTGTTCGGCGCGGCCATCGACTTCCTGGTCCTGAAGCCGCTGCGCAAGCGCAACGCGCCCCACCTCATTCCCATGATCGCCACCATCGGCGTGGCGATCATCCTGAACAACGGCGCACAGGCCATCTTCGGGGCCAGCAACCTGCGCTTCCCGATGGGCACCGTGCCCGAGACGGCCATGGAAATCGGCGGGCTGCACGTCACGGCGATCGAACTGGGCATCATCTTCATCTCGTTCGCGCTGATGGCCGTGCTGATGGTCACCATGCGCCGCACGCAGTTCGGCCGCGCCATGCGCGCCGTGGCTGAGTCGCCCAAGGCGGCCTGGCTGCTGGGCATCGACGTCGAGCGCCTGTTCCTGATCACGTCGTTCGCGGCAGCGGCCCTGGGCGGGCTGGCCGGCCTGCTGATCGGCCTGTACTCGAACGCGCTGTTCCCGCTGATGGGCCAGCCGATGCTGCACAAGGGCATCGCGGTCATCATCCTGGGCGGCATGGGAGACATCCGCGGCGCCATGCTGGGCGGCCTGTTCCTGGGCTTTGCCGAAGTGCTGTCGGTGGCCTACGTCGGATCCACGATGCGCGACGCGGTGGCCTTCGGCCTGCTGTTCCTCATCCTGCTGGTCCGCCCGCAAGGCCTGTTCGGCAAAGTCGCGCAACGGAAGGCGTGA
- a CDS encoding PaaI family thioesterase yields MSDTRSLILSQVLHGLALNREPGWNFPGNFLELSFDELHTDGARVSIETGPHCTDADGQASMAAVCILADVALAVVMRAHAGYAMRMATVTLALQFTGASRDGRLEAVSRFDGLHDGLARRQGLARAELTAGGKPLCTVHGTFQMMDDRPDLQPIPLRRRGAHPAPAALSPQMLDEAERETYARALQALESGTENFLQRFWQLQPQRHDGGATGRLQNGPHMGNRVGHTQGGLTFALAALTAQAALGEDWSMVGISTWYVRPGTGPGLRAEAVIAHQGGTTAVVKVDVLDENGRLVLAAVANLSRREQA; encoded by the coding sequence ATGTCAGACACACGCTCCCTCATTCTTTCCCAGGTGCTGCACGGCCTGGCCCTGAATCGCGAACCCGGCTGGAACTTCCCGGGCAATTTCCTCGAACTGTCTTTCGATGAACTGCACACGGATGGCGCCCGCGTGTCGATCGAAACCGGTCCGCATTGCACGGACGCCGACGGGCAGGCCAGCATGGCCGCAGTCTGCATCCTGGCCGACGTCGCGCTGGCCGTGGTCATGCGCGCCCACGCCGGCTACGCCATGCGCATGGCCACCGTGACGCTGGCGCTGCAGTTCACCGGCGCGTCGCGAGACGGCAGGCTCGAAGCCGTCAGCCGCTTCGACGGGCTGCATGACGGCCTGGCGCGCCGGCAGGGTCTGGCGCGCGCCGAGCTGACGGCGGGCGGCAAGCCGCTATGCACCGTGCATGGCACATTCCAGATGATGGACGACCGGCCCGACCTGCAGCCCATCCCGCTGCGCCGCCGGGGCGCCCATCCTGCTCCGGCCGCGCTCTCGCCGCAGATGCTCGACGAGGCCGAACGCGAAACCTATGCGCGCGCCCTGCAGGCGCTGGAGTCCGGCACGGAGAATTTCCTGCAGCGTTTCTGGCAGTTGCAGCCGCAACGCCACGATGGCGGCGCCACCGGCCGCCTGCAGAACGGCCCGCACATGGGCAACCGCGTGGGCCACACGCAGGGCGGCCTGACCTTCGCCCTGGCGGCGCTGACCGCGCAGGCCGCGCTGGGTGAAGACTGGAGCATGGTGGGCATATCGACGTGGTACGTGCGGCCCGGCACCGGGCCGGGCTTGCGCGCCGAGGCCGTCATCGCGCACCAGGGCGGCACTACTGCCGTGGTGAAAGTCGACGTGCTGGATGAAAACGGCCGCCTGGTGTTGGCGGCCGTGGCGAATCTGTCGCGCAGGGAACAGGCTTAG